Below is a genomic region from Erigeron canadensis isolate Cc75 chromosome 7, C_canadensis_v1, whole genome shotgun sequence.
ctatattataaaacagattttccctgtctaaaattttaagtttcaacatttacttttccaaaatgCCCTTTCTATCAGttctatattaccaaacacaatttctctctcctcaaatctcaagcaatcatcttttttctctcttctccataaatcatttactcctctaattcattcaaaatattttatctcacaaaccgtacatcgataaattataaaaattatatgggtattcttaaaatttcatgttctttcattggagatatcattcgatatactttcgacgaatttttaaattcgagggcggaaCCAGTACGGTTAAGGtctttggctatcacactttatgacctatcatcccatcatctcaccgctgcaacgcacgggtacttactctcgtagattatatatatttcttttctccaaaataacatttttgaaactattgatttttcaaaaatccgTAACCCACGTCGAAAGGTTAGCGACACGTCATATCATAGAGACAAATTAAACTTACTTAAATATCTAATCAGATGGTTGCCAAACCAAGTGATATCAAAAAGCCcacttttttaatttctttagtTGTACAAAATAGATTTCGGTATCTGGTTCCATCAAAGAGGCTAAAATAACAATGAATCTAAAGTTTGAATTACTACATCGAATTACCTTGATGGCTTGATGTTACATAAAAGTCGAATGGTTACAGCCCTATCTATTTCTCAAATTCAACTTTGCGATATGCTTACATCGAAAACTTGATGATGACAAATTGACAATTATGATCAATTGGATCTTAAAGTCTATGATAATTTGACTACGTAAATTATTGTGATAAAAggtaaaattattatatatatttggctGGTTTCCAAATCACACATTTATCAAGAGGTCGAAGTAtgtcttcttttctttttatcttttccatctttaatgaaaaattcatatatgactccctctaatgaaaaaaaaaaaaaaaactgtcgCTCTAACCAAACCCAATAAACGcccttattttcatttttcacttCATGACAGGTTACTACTAAGTATTTCAAATGATCAATATTTGAGAACAATATTAAGTATTATTATCTAATATCTAATCACAAAGAACTTAATCAtttaaatacttaaaataataaaacaaattattctCTCATTACCAACCACAacgtttgtttatttatttcatcTATAACATCATTTTAAAAAGCAATGTCAAACATCTATAAAATTTGGTCATGATACGTGACAAGTAAATTTAAATACAAGTAATGAAtcataaagttataaaatattagaattttaaaaataaaaaccactAGTATGCAAGCTAAAAGTAGTTGAGACTGGAAAGATGCCTTCATTTGGAAAACAAGGTCATTCCAAAAAGTATGTTGTTAGAAAATTAAATGGCTATTGGATGAGGTATTAAGTCAAATAAGAGGTGCCTCTAAGTTATCTTTTTAGATttcaattaatttattttagcaCGGGGCAATCACATCATATTAATCACGAATTAGAAACAGTAAGTACGGCTAATAGATTCCTGGCCCCTTAATACTTTAGGGCGTGTTtagttcacagaatgttttgggaagaaatgaaatctttcaaaggaattggaatttgaaagaatgaaatttgacggaatgtttttgattttttgaaaatgcaagtgatggaaggaatgaaattccttccttcatccccaaggaatggagattccatcaaatgatggaatgtttacattcctatggaatgtttacgcactaaggaatggaattcaattccaattccataaaattccatcagattctgtgaaccaaacgcgaccttagaTTCAATGATCCATTATTCATCAGTGCTCCAGACCTACTAATCACATTTGTAGGGGTGGGGGTTGAAAGAGAGTATTCAGGTATATTCGAAAGTCTTCATTTTTAATACTAGACATAGACAACCGGGATAATTTAGAAAAAGCAGCAAAATAGCTCAGTGACTCAGTCGTATGGGAATTAAACTGTAGATATATATCGAATGTCGTGATTAAAGTAGCTAGTTAATAAAGATCTAATAGAACATTGTTgagtattattaaaaaaaaaaaaaaacaacatattttCACTCTTAAACATTCACAAGAATATCAATCCAAACAAGTAATAAACacaatcaaacttttgtcacgGTGTATAGTGCTTTGTTAGatgtcttttattaatatatattgtcgtcttaaaaaaaataaacacaatCAAAGTAGATCTCAGCCGTTAAAACTTGACAAACCATGTTACCTCTTGATTGTATTGAACGACTGATAGTTTCTATCCATCACTTTATAAAAAGTATGGCTTTGTTTAACTGAAATAAAAGTTATcattgttggaatatgatcacgtaaaatgaacgtatgtccgagaagtatttaagcctacggggtcacacctcaacgtgagtGAATgttactataaattaattaatatattaaatgtaatttattgattaatttgatcacgaaaatctaacggggttcgttaaaagagttaaaagttaacggtacttaattaacggacttaacggagaaaagttggaattaggaaacaattaggaaactctTCTAGATTGTTCTATGAGGGGCCGGTCGAACTAGGGCCTAAAAACCCTGCAAgacttggtcattaagtttcttaatcctataaatacaaacctatgcTTTTGGTTTTTCACACAATTAAATCCATAGGGTTTTCTCTCCTCTTTTCCTTCCCTCTCTCTCGACCGAAATCAAAAACCCcaagggtttttggttttcggttttacaTAGCTAGGAAAAAGGTTTTCGGGTTAGCTAAGTTTTCGGGTTTAAGCAAAGGGtagttcgtgatcaagtactagcatacatacgttccaccgttgagtgtgcaatcgtagagaggttaagttaaaccttattttgtcttcaatctctccatattaaggtacaaattctatttcttggttaattatttaaactacatagatcttgtcttccgttgcgtgctttgtgatttgttgtgataattagttataaaacccaaCAATCATATCTAAACAACAACGACATAAAGTGATCGATTGTTTATATTTTAGCGAGGCATACATGGAAGTACAAAATTAGTCCGGTGATTATAATATTTGCAGTTATATATGTCTAAATTATGTGTAAATGTGTAATTATATCTCTATTTCTACCATCTTTATCTTTTCctctatctctactacattataaagaaTTTATTCCCAttaaagttttttaacttttcaccTAAGTTTTTAAACACCCTATAATGCCTCTATTATTtgtttactaatttaaatatatctatctaaaataactataatatcctTAGAGGAAATATCAACAACTTATTCTCATTTCtttcttaaatctcaaccactcattttttttctctcatccataaatcattttatttctctaattcattcaaaaaaatttatctcaaaaacactacatcgatatattataaaaattatatgggtttcttaaaaagtttatgttgttttgatagagatgtcattcaatatattttcgacaaatttttaaatttgaaggcAGAACCCGTAAGGCTAAGGCATTTTGCTATCACATTCTATGATCTATCACCTCTTATAGTCCTATGgtatatcacactctatgacttatcacctccacTATCTCACCATGGTATTTTCTCTTGTGAGTTTATAACACATCTACCGAGTTTCATAATATTTTAAGGTATTTATCGTTGGAATTGtgaataaaaagtttttcactttttcttatTTGGCTGAAACTCACATGAggattgaaaaagaaataaaagagaGGTAAACTCACAGAATATGAGCGGATCTCTCTCAGTCTCTCTAATTGAAGGGCATGTTGGGTAACTTAAAAACTTAACATGAGAAATGACTTATTCAGTTATTTGGTTTGTTTTATAACGTgaaagtcgatcacatgtaaatATGACATGGTTGCATCACATAAAAGTTTCTCTGTATTGCTGTTTGAAACAAATTCCCATCCTAAGTAAAAGAAATGAGGAACCATGGTGTTACTGATAGAATGATTTCtcaataaaatttgatttatttcgtgtttttattctttttagcCATATCAAACAGCCAAAATCaattcattttcatttcttttttcttaatgTACCCTACCAAACTCACTCTCAAATGTAGTAAATCTCCAACTTTGCAAAAAATGAACATAAAGTTAAGTTATGTCAAGTAATAGTGTCAAAATAGATATGGATATCAGGATATGCAtaataatcaatcaataaatgatatgtttttttctttagagACAAGAAAATCATGAACATCTTTTAAGTAGAAATTAATGAAGTGTTGTTATTTCATAATAATTAAGACTACAATAGGTTCCCAATACTATGAGGTAAGAAACGGAAAAAGAATCAAGTTTGATATGAATTTTCATGACTCGCTCTCTCTATAGAACTCGGAGTTTCGAAACAGTTGTAACTAACTGGGTTATCCTTGACGTTGCACATTAACTCGATAATTGTTGCggcaattttttttcttttaaaaaacaaaaataacttaaCAATTGATTGATGAAGGCTCTCAAAAGACTCACATAGACTCAGAGATACATTTTGTATGCAAGTGTTTTATCTAATTATTAAGTGTCTATGCATATCGTGTGAGACAATGGCAATGTTTCGCCTTTAATATTTGTCTATTTAAGTTCTGGTTTCATTTTGTAAAAGTATTGTGTTGGACACAGAAATGTTCATACTTCGTTAGTGGATGTAATGTAATGTTGGAGTTCATAATCACGAGTTACTATTTCAAGATGTATTCCATTTAAGATATATAAACTTCATGATTTATTTTCGAAAATcctaacatgcataaaaaaaaaaaaaagttatacctTTTCATTTAAAAGCCCACTctctaaattttatgataagtacACAACTATTTAATTCATATCATTTAgcaaaaccttttattttaataagacCGTTAATTAAGTCGGGTCAAATATTAGTTTTTAAGAAATGATAATAATaccattttctttaattaatttaccaCAATATACAAGATTTATAACACaacaataatacatatatatggtagATTAATCATTTATTGTGGTGATATCACTTTCCGTCTTTAGCTTTtagatatacatacacaatTAGGTGTTATCTTGTTTGATATATTGTTTATCAAAACATACAACCACGGccaaatttattatattaagaaAGATGTCTATGATAAGAAAAATATCTTAACTTATAATTGTCTTAGTTAGATACTCATAAACTAATGTCAACCTAACTTCAACTCATAAACGATACAATctcaaatataaaaagaaaagaaaaagaaaaatatatatatatatatatattttaaaaaatctaatTTACGCATACTTTTCTTATTTTGTACATAAATAACCCAAAAACCACCAACCGAAAAACCCACTAATTTTGTTTTggtcacaaaacaaaacatttcTATTTTCCGATCACCATGTTTTCAAAATCAACACCGGCAAACAATGTATCAACCAAGATCACAACTTTTTCACAGACCCATTTCAGATCCACCAATTTTGTCTCAAATTACAAAAAGCCCACAAAATTTTCACCATCAAAAAAGGCTTTTCATGTAAAGGCAGTAAAAACCGGCAGTAAAATTGAACCGGAAAACAAAAGGAGTTTAGTGAACCGGGGGCTCCGGTTGGGAAGCTTAACAGAAGATGGGTTATCTTATAAAGAGAAATTTGTAATTAGATGTTATGAAGTTGGAATTAATAAAACTGCCACTATTGAAACTATTGCTAATTTAATGCaggttagaaaaaaaatatatatattattaattttcttttttaatttttcttgaaatgttTAGTAGTATTATGATTTAGAACCACTGCCAAGGTTAACAAGTAGTCATATGTTTCACTGTCTTCATAAGACACCAATTGGTCATATGTTTCTTGAAAGGATGGGGAGTTTTGGTGGGATTCAATTAGTAAAAAGTATAGGTTTTTTTTGTGGTTGTTCAAAATGTAAGTCATATTATGAATGTCTCGTTGTATTGTTAGGACTTCTGCTTTGTgcatttgaaattttgaatagTTATAAGATGGCTTTGCGTCGTGTTTTTGGGTAGTTTTGTAAGTTGTAGGGAAAAAACCAGATAAACGAATAATgctttttgaataaaaaagcTAACTCCGTGTATAACATGACTCGGTACAATGACTAAAGAGCCACAAATGAAACATTAGGCTAGACTTTATGCAAAGTTGTTCTGTAAGACCGATGTATATAAGTTGAAATTAGGAGAAGTAAGAAGCTAGAGGAAGAGTCTATTTCTCTAATATTGATTGAAATAGAATGAATGTATAGGGATGCATATGTATGTTAACATGTATGATGTATTAGTGATATAACACGTGCTTCTCGAAGAAGTGAAGGAGCTGCAATGTATCAATGGATACATCTGTAGTGTTGGTCTTCTTTATATGTTAGCGCTAGGCATTTGGATTATATGTTGACCTTCTGTTTGATCTCAAATTTGTTGACATTTGTAGGAGGTTGGAGGTAATCATGCTCAGGGTGTTGGATTTTCAACGGATGGATTTGCCACTACAACCACTATGAGGAAATTGCACCTTATATGGGTTACTGCACGAATGCATATAGAAATATACAGATACCCTGCTTGGTAAGTTTActgaaaatgtttttattttaacttttactttatttttctGTTGTGTTTTGAATGCTCTCGTGTGTAATAGGAGTGATGTGATTGAAATTGAGACTTGGATTCAAGATGATGGGAGGATCGGGACTAGACGTGATTGGCTTCTTAAAGACTGTGCCAATGGCGAGGTCATTGGAAGGGCTACAAGgtgtttctttatttttatttgggtCATGGATGATGATCAtgttcttttttgtttatttgtttcttGTACTTCATATTGACAATACCTGTTAAATATGCAGCAAATGGGTGATGATGAACGAGGATACTAGAAGATTACAGAAAGTCGGTGATGATGTCAGAGAGGAATATTTAGTTTTTGCCCCCAGGACGTTGAGGTAGACGTCATTCTgctaatttttagttttatacttACAATTTTGAAGGTGATAAGTTGGCCCCTCCATAAAAACGATTGAGTTTAGTGCTCAAGGTTAGTTGTCCAGATTACCACTTGAATGTTCATAGAACTTTGTGTTGCGGTTGGCAGATTAGCATTTCCTGAAAAGAACAATAACAGTCTGAAGAAAATAGCAAAACTTGAAGATCCGGCTGAATATTCCAGGCTAGGACTTGTGGTAAGACCATGCATTATAccatatatgaaaaacaaattcCTATGGTACTATATTATATCTAACAGCCCTCTTATAAACAGCCAAGGAGATCCGATTTGGATATGAATAAGCATGTGAACAATGTTACCTACATTGGATGGGCTCTGGAGGTTAGTAACAAATTTCAGTGCTCTGTAGTTGTTCATATGACTttcatttacttttttgttCAGACTCTGAGATATGTTATATCCTCTGGTTGGAGGTCCTTATAGTAGCAATCTCTCTACCCACGGGTAGGGATATGATTTTCTACATCACAACTCTCCCGTACCCCGCTCATGGCGGGATTGGGTCTTGTTGACATTGActataaaatatgttttatagaAGCTTGTGAGTGTGTATTCAGTAGAATGCTGTACATGTTGGTGAGTCCCTTTTGCTTAAATATGAGATTTAAGTCCTAAAAAGTTcgattttttttagtttattactGTTCCGCGATTTACAGAAATGGTTCTCACTGCTGTTTATTCCATTGGCCTGTCCTGAATTAAAATGTACATAAGAATTGGGGCCTTCTGTCAAATATGTATAATGATGTATATTTAAGAAATTGAGTGATTCAGATTTCCAACCATATTCTACTAGTCACATTGTGTACAAAACCATTTTACTAGCGAATACACTAAAACTCAAAACAAAAACCCTGAAATTCGCTCTTCTGCTTCAAACCACCAATCCAATTATTAAAGTGCAGAAGAACCACtgtatttgtgaacatttgTTCAAGAACCCAAGAAATTCTGAATTTTGATGGGATCACAATGGAATCAGATGTTTTATTCGAATTTTATAGACTCAAACTCTTGGCTAGTTAAAATTGCTATAAACATCAATGTTGAAGAAGCAAATTTCTGGAACCTTTTCAAGTTCTTTTGTCATGAtgtctttggttgatttgaAAGTCGTAAAGATAAGAAATGTATTCTATGACATCATAGTGCATATGATACTAAACCACCTGGATTCGCGCATATACAATTTGTATCTAAGTTCGCTgtaattatttatgttatagTGGCACCCCTTTGAATTAGCCATGCATGCAGCACATGAAAAGACAATGTTAATGGAAGAAGAGTTGAAATTGTTAAGTTCTCATTTAGAAAGCACCAACAcaaattaatgttatttttagtTACCAAACTTTTGGGGTTTCTTTTTGGCAGAGCATCCCACCAGCAATCATTGACAGC
It encodes:
- the LOC122607085 gene encoding oleoyl-acyl carrier protein thioesterase, chloroplastic-like, giving the protein MFSKSTPANNVSTKITTFSQTHFRSTNFVSNYKKPTKFSPSKKAFHVKAVKTGSKIEPENKRSLVNRGLRLGSLTEDGLSYKEKFVIRCYEVGINKTATIETIANLMQEVGGNHAQGVGFSTDGFATTTTMRKLHLIWVTARMHIEIYRYPAWSDVIEIETWIQDDGRIGTRRDWLLKDCANGEVIGRATSKWVMMNEDTRRLQKVGDDVREEYLVFAPRTLRLAFPEKNNNSLKKIAKLEDPAEYSRLGLVPRRSDLDMNKHVNNVTYIGWALESIPPAIIDSHELQAITLDYRRECQRDDIVDSLTTREPLDDSELTVTNGSATSKKDGEDLSRFLHLLRSSNNGLEINRCRTEWRKKTAKR